A region from the Acidobacteriota bacterium genome encodes:
- a CDS encoding DNA topoisomerase VI subunit B, with the protein MSAPTKTRRRGAQPGLFEDPPAPAAAAPPPRRRAASGGGRRRAVGAQELAGRQREISVSEFFTKNRHLLGFDNPRKALLTTVKEAVDNALDACEEAGILPEIEVAVSQLAEDRFEVRVRDNGPGIVKDQIPKIFGKLLYGSKFHRYRQSRGQQGIGISAAGMYGLLTTGRPVVITSRTGPRRPAHHYEVAIDTRRNKPEILKDTPLEDPSFTRGTEVRITLEGHFTRGRRSVDEYLELTALANPHATLRYLPPKGEPVVWERVTDELPPEPREIKPHPHGVELGNLIKILRDSKERYLATALQASFSRVSAKVAAEICERAKVSPKASPRRLDTREVERLYRAIPKVRIMAPPTNCLVPIGAELIENALRQRIEADFFASCSRPPAVYRGNPFLVEVGLAYGGKLPGDDLAQVTRFANRVPLLYQSGGCAITKAVVQTNWRSYGLSQSKGAPPTGPVLLFVHLASVWVPFTSESKEAIASYPEIVKEIRLALMEVGRRLGAYIRRRERIAAEQKKRSYITRYIPQIGIALQQILSLRDRERDRVVEELKGILERSRKM; encoded by the coding sequence ATGAGCGCACCGACGAAAACGCGCCGCCGCGGTGCTCAACCCGGCCTGTTCGAGGATCCCCCGGCGCCGGCCGCGGCCGCCCCGCCGCCCCGGAGGCGCGCCGCGTCCGGTGGTGGGCGGCGCCGGGCGGTCGGGGCGCAGGAACTCGCCGGGCGGCAGCGGGAGATCTCGGTCTCCGAGTTCTTCACCAAGAACCGGCACCTGCTCGGCTTCGACAACCCGCGGAAGGCGCTTCTGACCACGGTGAAGGAGGCCGTGGACAACGCGCTCGACGCCTGCGAGGAGGCGGGCATCCTGCCGGAGATCGAGGTGGCCGTCTCCCAGCTCGCCGAGGACCGCTTCGAGGTCCGCGTCCGGGACAACGGCCCCGGCATCGTCAAGGACCAGATCCCGAAGATCTTCGGAAAGCTGTTGTACGGGAGCAAGTTCCACCGCTACCGCCAGTCCCGCGGGCAGCAGGGCATCGGGATCTCCGCGGCAGGGATGTACGGCCTGCTCACCACCGGGCGCCCCGTGGTGATCACCTCGCGCACCGGGCCCCGCCGGCCGGCCCATCATTACGAGGTCGCGATCGACACGAGGCGCAACAAGCCGGAGATCCTCAAGGACACGCCGCTCGAGGACCCGTCGTTCACGCGGGGAACCGAGGTCCGGATCACCCTGGAAGGCCACTTCACCCGCGGCCGCCGGAGCGTCGACGAATACCTCGAACTGACCGCGCTCGCGAACCCCCACGCGACGCTGCGCTACCTGCCGCCGAAGGGTGAGCCGGTCGTGTGGGAGCGGGTGACCGACGAGCTGCCTCCCGAGCCGCGCGAGATCAAGCCCCATCCCCACGGCGTGGAGCTCGGCAACCTGATCAAGATCCTTCGGGACAGCAAGGAGCGCTACCTCGCCACCGCGCTCCAGGCGAGCTTCTCGCGGGTGAGCGCCAAGGTGGCCGCCGAGATCTGCGAGCGCGCCAAGGTCTCGCCCAAGGCGAGCCCGCGGCGGCTCGACACGCGGGAGGTCGAGCGGCTCTACCGGGCGATTCCCAAGGTGCGCATCATGGCGCCGCCGACAAACTGCCTGGTGCCGATCGGCGCCGAGCTGATCGAGAACGCGCTGCGCCAGCGGATCGAGGCCGACTTCTTTGCCTCGTGCAGCCGCCCCCCGGCGGTCTACCGCGGCAACCCGTTCCTGGTCGAGGTGGGGCTCGCTTACGGCGGAAAGCTCCCCGGCGACGACCTGGCCCAGGTGACGCGGTTCGCCAACCGCGTCCCGCTCCTGTACCAGTCGGGAGGCTGCGCGATCACAAAGGCGGTGGTCCAGACGAACTGGCGCAGCTACGGGCTGTCGCAGTCCAAGGGAGCCCCCCCGACCGGCCCGGTGCTGCTGTTCGTGCACCTGGCCTCGGTGTGGGTGCCCTTCACCTCGGAGAGCAAGGAGGCCATCGCCTCCTACCCCGAAATCGTCAAGGAAATCCGGCTCGCGCTGATGGAGGTCGGGCGGCGGCTGGGCGCGTACATCCGCCGGCGCGAGCGCATCGCCGCCGAGCAGAAGAAGCGGAGCTACATCACCCGGTACATCCCCCAGATCGGCATCGCGTTGCAGCAGATCCTGTCGCTGCGCGACCGCGAGAGGGATAGGGTGGTCGAGGAGCTGAAGGGCATCCTCGAGCGCTCCCGGAAGATGTAG